From Macaca mulatta isolate MMU2019108-1 chromosome 3, T2T-MMU8v2.0, whole genome shotgun sequence, the proteins below share one genomic window:
- the LOC114676704 gene encoding keratin-associated protein 21-2-like — protein MCCNYYRNSFGDCGYGSGWSSGCGYGCGYGCGYGSGCRYRSGYGFGSCYGCGYSSSCCDYQPLCYRRCYSSCY, from the coding sequence ATGTGTTGCAACTACTACAGAAACTCCTTTGGGGACTGCGGATATGGCTCTGGCTGGAGTTCCGGCTGTGGATATGGTTGTGGCTATGGCTGTGGATATGGCTCTGGCTGTAGATATCGCTCTGGATATGGATTTGGCTCTTGCTATGGCTGTGGCTACAGCTCTAGCTGCTGTGACTATCAACCACTTTGCTACAGAAGATGCTATTCCTCTTGCTACTAA